A section of the Castanea sativa cultivar Marrone di Chiusa Pesio chromosome 12, ASM4071231v1 genome encodes:
- the LOC142618759 gene encoding ylmG homolog protein 1-2, chloroplastic produces MASLLASSQALFLLSPPSSNPKPFSLKPLSLSLRKPTSTFVCASSTPPSPQTPSHPNATLTTISTIASIAISFSTRLLLPKLPLPLSLSTAATTTLFFASLKDRPPGYLNTPLTVVAAGLAKWLDIYSGVLMVRVLLSWFPNIPWDRQPLSAIRDLCDPYLNLFRNIIPPIFDTLDVSPLLAFAVLGTLGSILNSARGGMY; encoded by the coding sequence ATGGCTTCTCTTCTAGCGAGCTCCCAAGCCCTCTTCCTCCTCTCCCCTCCATCCTCAAACCCCAAACCCTTTTCTCTCAAacccctctccctctctctccgcAAACCCACCTCCACCTTTGTCTGCGCTTCCTCTACTCCCCCTTCTCCACAAACCCCATCTCACCCCAACGCCACTCTCACCACCATATCCACCATAGCTTCCATAGCCATTTCCTTCTCCACACGCCTCCTCCTCCCAAAACTCCCactccctctctcactctccacCGCCGCCACCACAACCCTTTTCTTCGCTTCTCTCAAGGACCGTCCCCCTGGCTACCTCAACACCCCTCTCACTGTTGTAGCTGCTGGCCTCGCCAAATGGCTTGACATCTACAGTGGGGTTTTGATGGTCAGGGTTTTGCTCAGTTGGTTCCCTAACATCCCGTGGGACCGTCAACCTTTGTCCGCCATTCGTGACCTCTGCGATCCTTATCTCAATCTCTTTCGTAATATCATCCCACCCATCTTTGACACTCTTGATGTTAGCCCACTTTTGGCTTTTGCGGTGTTGGGTACGCTTGGCTCCATTCTCAATAGCGCCAGGGGAGGAATGTACTGA